GTTAATGACCCTCTGGGTTATCTTTTGGGACTCCAAAATGTCAAGAAATACAAAAAGATGGCAGAAAATGAGGTAAAGCAATGCCTGGGACCGTAGATATAGCCTTAAGTCCTACGCAACGCTCTCCGATAGTTTTGCACACACCCTCCAAAAAAATGCTTGACAAAAGAGCTGGTTCTAATTAAAATAGTAATTATCGTAACTGTTTCCCCAAGTGAAGTATAAGGTAATCAATAATCGGTAATCAAATAATTAGTGTACCGATTACCGATTACCTGATAACCGATTACCTGAATTTCACTTCAGATGGCTAAAATGTTACTAATTATCTCCCTCGATAACCATCAATCTGTTGAAAAAGGAAAAATAATTGTAACCGTTCGGAGGTAAAAATGGACTCTGTAAATTTTTGGGTTGTTATTAGTGGCGGGGCATTTGGTGGTTTGCTACATGCCCTGTATCAGAATAATCATAGATTATTATTACCCGGTCTGCTTCGTAATGACCAGGTTCATATTTATCTGGGCTTTCTGGCTGATATACTTTTAGGGATAGGAGCAAGCCTGGCTATCCTTTATTTTATTGCTCCCGATACCCTGTTTAAACAGATCCCATTATCTATCATCTCTGGCTTTGGTGGGGGTTCATTCTTAGGAACATTAGCCAGTAAGATGGCTACGGAGTCCGAAAAGAAGAAGGTTGATACATTAGAAGAGGTAGTGGAAAACTATGCCAAAAGATATGATGAAATCCTTCGAGAATTGGAGGAAAGAGGGGGTGATAAATCATGACTAATCCGCAGACCGTAGAGATAAAAAGATTACTTAAGGAGATCGATAAGACAAAGAAACCCCAGGAGATGAAGGAGATTAGGGATAAGATACTGGAAAACTTAGATAAAAAGACAGAGACCATAAAACAGTTGATCCGTGAAAGGAAGTGAAAGTTCAAGATAAAAACCAGGATTTTTATTGGTGAACGGTAGTGCTCGGAGATTAAGTATCGGTTCCAGGTCTATGTTCCGAAGCGTCAAATCTTGCCAAAGGCAGTAATACGGATTATCCGTAGCGCTCTGACCTGTTTTAGCATGCCGTTCACCATTTTTACTACATTCACAGAAATCTCAAAGAACAGGAACTATTCAGCCACTGATGAACACGGATTAGTACGGATAAATACAGAGGATAGATGAGAAAGGGGGAAACGGAGAAACGGAGAAAGGGAGAAGGAGAGAAGGAGAGGAGACACGAGGCACTATACCTGAATTTGCCTTCAGCCTTGAACCTAATTACGGATATGGATAACCGGACACGATTCACGAATTTTTAGTGTTTCATCCGTGTCCATCTATGGCTGATTTGTTGAGGAGTATTCAATTTTAGTAAGGAGGAGTTATTGAATGGGG
This genomic stretch from bacterium harbors:
- a CDS encoding DUF4257 domain-containing protein; protein product: MDSVNFWVVISGGAFGGLLHALYQNNHRLLLPGLLRNDQVHIYLGFLADILLGIGASLAILYFIAPDTLFKQIPLSIISGFGGGSFLGTLASKMATESEKKKVDTLEEVVENYAKRYDEILRELEERGGDKS